One segment of Coregonus clupeaformis isolate EN_2021a chromosome 38, ASM2061545v1, whole genome shotgun sequence DNA contains the following:
- the LOC123482802 gene encoding alpha-2-macroglobulin-like isoform X2 codes for MVLPGLQVWRWILFACIHWICVCQETAGPVYMVAIPAVIQAGSEAKLCASLLQPNETLVMTISLMADGQNNILLHKSSDQEFHRCFQFQAPHVKSDKVQNFKVEVRGDTFLSTEERKVMIKPYSPMTFIQTDKPIYNPGQTVHFRVVTLDTNFSPVNQLYNIVELEDVNQNRIGQWLNTTSSGNILQLSHPLNSEAPVGSYAIVVWIGQDKIYQNFKVEKYVLPKFEIKMNLTNEISIVQEEYEVEVCAKYTYGQPVPGKAGLKLCRLLGEKVVIPITIDEKHPRGVPDYTPPCHKESIEMDKTGCASYVFNMAIFTKNLGEKLLGDVFSFHAEVQEGGTGITRSEEKRIALSYVIGELSFVDTPQIYAHGSIIEGKIYAVHFNNTPISDMLVYLLEKGWSSYLQLQNLTTDSRGIARFSLNTTSMPKENINLIVSDTPQVEYQGYRVPYFNRGRHVLSLIQPAAPDSKPSSSLVIQKMEKPLACGEEGSITIHYAIVGETVPKGSVDVLYLALSRGVIVQHGHKNVTVQQDSPVAEGEVTLKLAVVPEMAPVVQLLVYSMLPSETVIAHSMNFPTEKCFRNKVLVEFSPSNAVPGEENTLHLSAQPGSLCGLSAVDQSVGIMEPGKRLDADKIFDLLPVKETTYIPYELEDSVACFRVRPRRSIMPYPDGKSGETNDPYAVFQALGLKLATNLDIRIPSCLSYQGNQYHRSYAYRPMAGPGSAGPRLEMAIAGGVAPTPLPPIQTVRTFFPETWIWDLVEVGESGSADVPLTVPDTITTWETEVVCLAPSGFGLAPLVELTVFQPFFLEITLPYSVIRGEHFELKATVFNYLSKCIMVSVTPALSSDYTLTPLNDVHYSSCLCANGRKTFSWTMAPSVLGVLNVSVSAAAVHSHTACDHEIVNVPERGRVDTVTRSLLVTAEGTEKTDTYNWLLCPTGEALTEEVELQLPQNVVDGSDRISLTVLGDILGRALNNLDGLLQMPYGCGEQNMALLSPNIYILEYLRNTGQLTPAILDKATKFLTSGYQRQLNYKNADGAYSTFGQGLGNTWLTAFVLRSFGKARSFIYIDPAKMEQSKTWLESQQGKHGCFRILGKLFNNRMKGGVTDEVTLTAYVTASMLELDMSVSDPVVDRSLSCLKNSTSDLSNTYTTALLAYTFTLAGDMETRAQLLQHLNTISLQEGGLLHWSQSSSETSPSLEVEISAYVLLASLSASPLSTSDLGYASRIVRWLVRQQNAYGGFSSTQDTVVALQALALYSTRVFSRGGASTVTVQSPSGHQYLFYVNQNNKLLYQERALQDTEGKYSIEVKGSACASVQVALHYNIPTPTKSTTLSIQVTPEVDCNSKSLRPRVTLKLQCQYHGKELTTNMIIVDLKMLSGFSPDPDSLGRLRGSSQVDRVDTKDDHVLTYLTELTSLFPFTITLDIIQELPVQNLKPAVVKIYDYYQPSDHSETEYVFPCK; via the exons ATGGTTCTTCCTGGGCTTCAGGTTTGGAGATGGATACTCTTTGCCTGCATTCACTGGATTTGTGTCTGTCAAGAAACCGCAGGACC GGTTTATATGGTAGCCATTCCTGCAGTGATCCAGGCAGGCTCAGAGGCCAAGCTTTGTGCCAGCCTTCTGCAGCCCAACGAGACCCTGGTCATGACCATATCTCTGATGGCCGACGGGCAGAACAATATACTTCTCCACAAGAGTTCTGACCAAGAGTTTCATCGCTGCTTCCAGTTTCAG GCCCCTCATGTGAAGAGTGACAAAGTGCAAAACTTCAAGGTGGAGGTTCGAGGTGACACGTTTCTAtcaacagaggagaggaaggtcaTGATCAAACCCTACAGCCCCATGACATTCATCCAAACGGACAAACCAATCTATAACCCAGGACAAACAG TGCATTTTAGAGTCGTCACCTTGGATACCAATTTTAGCCCTGTCAATCAGCTG TACAACATTGTGGAACTTGAG GATGTTAATCAGAACAGGATTGGACAGTGGCTCAACACTACATCCAGTGGCAACATTTTGCAGCTTTCTCACCCCCTGAACTCTGAAGCACCTGTAGGATCCTATGCCATTGTAGTGTGGATTGGTCAAGACAAAATATACCAGAACTTCAAGGTAGAAAAGTATG TTCTGCCAAAGTTTGAGATCAAAATGAACCTCACCAACGAGATCAGCATTGTTCAAGAAGAGTATGAAGTGGAAGTGTGTGCCAA GTACACGTATGGACAGCCTGTACCTGGTAAAGCAGGGTTAAAGTTGTGCCGACTCTTGGGGGAGAAGGTAGTGATACCGATAACAATTGATGAGAAACATCCACGAGGAGTTCCTGATTACACACCTCCCTGCCACAAAGAGTCAATAGAG ATGGACAAAACTGGCTGTGCTTCCTATGTCTTCAACATGGCAATTTTCACAAAGAATTTAGGAGAGAAATTGCTGGGAGACGTGTTTAGTTTCCATGCAGAAGTACAGGAGGGGGGGACAG GTATTACACGGTCAGAGGAAAAACGCATAGCGCTCTCCTATGTGATTGGAGAACTCTCATTTGTCGACACGCCCCAAATCTATGCGCATGGATCAATTATTGAGGGCAAG ATATATGCTGTTCACTTCAACAACACACCCATCTCTGACATGTTAGTCTACCTGTTGGAGAAGGGCTGGTCCTCATATCTACAACTACAGAACCTAACCACGGACAGTCGTGGTATTGCCAGGTTCTCCCTAAACACAACCAGTATGCCCAAAGAGAATATTAACCTCATA GTAAGTGACACCCCACAAGTGGAGTACCAAGGATACAGGGTCCCCTATTTCAACAGAGGGCGTCACGTACTCTCACTGATCCAGCCCGCTGCCCCTGACAGTAAACCCTCCAGCTCCCTGGTTATTCAGAAGATGGAGAAACCACTGGCATGTGGGGAGGAAGGGTCAATCACCATCCACTATGCCATCGTAGGGGAGACCGTCCCAAAGGGCTCTGTGGATGTCCTCTACCTG GCCTTATCCAGAGGGGTGATAGTTCAGCATGGACACAAGAACGTTACTGTGCAGCAGGACAGTCCTG TAGCTGAGGGTGAAGTCACCTTGAAGTTGGCAGTGGTTCCAGAGATGGCGCCGGTGGTTCAGCTCCTGGTGTACAGTATGCTACCCAGTGAGACTGTCATCGCCCACAGCATGAACTTCCCCACTGAGAAATGCTTCAGGAACAAG GTGTTGGTGGAGTTCTCCCCCTCCAATGCGGTCCCAGGGGAGGAGAACACCCTGCATCTCTCTGCCCAGCCCGGTTCCCTCTGTGGCCTCAGCGCTGTGGACCAGAGTGTTGGCATCATGGAGCCAGGGAAGAGGCTGGATGCTGATAAG ATATTTGATTTGTTACCAGTCAAGGAGACAACCTATATTCCCTACGAGCTTGAAGATTCAGTAGCATGTTTCCGTGTAAGACCAAGGAGATCCATAATGCCGTACCCAGATGGAAAGTCTGGGGAGACAAATGATCCTTATGCAGTTTTTCAG GCACTGGGACTGAAGCTGGCGACTAATCTGGATATAAGAATACCTTCCTGCCTCAGTTACCAGGGGAACCAGTACCATCGCTCCTATG CTTACAGACCTATGGCCGGGCCTGGATCAGCGGGTCCTAGACTTGAAATGGCTATAGCTGGTGGAGTTGCCCCAACACCTCTGCCACCCATACAGACGGTCCGTACATTCTTCCCTGAGACATGGATTTGGGATCTTGTGGAAGTTGG GGAGTCTGGATCAGCAGACGTCCCCCTGACAGTCCCAGACACCATCACCACCTGGGAGACGGAGGTCGTCTGCCTGGCCCCCAGTGGCTTTGGTCTGGCTCCTCTGGTGGAGCTGACGGTCTTTCAGCCGTTTTTCCTGGAGATCACCCTGCCCTACTCAGTCATCCGGGGAGAGCACTTTGAgctgaaggccactgtgttcaacTACCTCTCCAAGTGCATCATG GTTTCTGTGACTCCGGCTCTCTCCTCAGACTACACTCTCACACCCTTGAATGACGTCCACTACTCCTCATGCCTGTGTGCCAATGGACGAAAGACCTTCAGTTGGACAATGGCACCCTCTGTCCTGG GGGTTTTGAACGTGTCCGTTAGTGCAGCGGCTGTCCATTCCCACACTGCGTGTGACCATGAGATTGTGAACGTACCGGAGAGAGGACGCGTTGACACAGTCACACGGAGCCTGCTGGTGACG gcTGAGGGAACAGAGAAGACCGACACCTACAACTGGTTGCTGTGTCCAACTG GAGAAGCTCTGACAGAGGAGGTGGAACTGCAACTCCCCCAGAATGTGGTGGATGGATCTGATAGAATTTCCCTCACCGTTCTGG GGGACATCCTGGGTCGGGCCCTCAACAACCTGGATGGACTGTTGCAGATGCCGTATGGGTGTGGAGAGCAGAATATGGCCCTCCTCTCCCCCAATATCTACATCCTGGAGTACCTGAGGAACACAGGGCAGCTCACCCCAGCCATCCTAGACAAGGCCACCAAGTTCCTCACTAGTG GTTACCAAAGGCAGCTGAACTACAAGAATGCTGACGGTGCATACAGCACATTTGGACAAGGCTTGGGGAACACTTG GCTGACTGCTTTTGTCTTGAGATCCTTTGGCAAAGCACGGTCTTTCATCTATATTGACCCGGCAAAAATGGAGCAATCCAAGACTTGGCTGGAAAGTCAACAAGGCAAACATGGCTGTTTCAGAATTTTGGGGAAACTCTTTAACAACAGAATGAAG GGTGGCGTGACGGATGAAGTCACACTGACTGCTTACGTCACTGCTTCAATGCTGGAGCTCGACATGTCAGTGTCG GATCCTGTTGTGGACcgcagcttgtcttgcctgaagAACTCGACCAGTGATTTGTCCAACACCTACACTACTGCTCTGCTGGCCTACACCTTCACCCTGGCAGGGGACATGGAGACACGGGCCCAGCTTCTGCAGCACCTCAACACCATCTCATTACAAGAGG GGGGTCTCCTGCACTGGTCCCAGTCCTCCTCAGAGACCTCACCATCCCTTGAGGTGGAGATCAGCGCCTACGTTCTACTGGCGTCCCTCAGTGCCTCTCCTCTGTCTACCTCTGACCTGGGCTACGCTTCCCGCATCGTCAGGTGGCTGGTGAGGCAGCAGAACGCCTACGGAGGCTTCTCCTCCACACAG GACACGGTGGTGGCCCTCCAGGCCCTGGCTCTCTACTCCACCAGGGTGTTCAGTAGAGGAGGAGCCAGCACAGTGACAGTACAGTCTCCCAGTGGGCATCAGTACCTCTTCTATGTGAACCAAAACAACAAGCTTCTGTACCAGGAGAGGGCGCTGCAGGACACAGAAGGGAAGTACAGCATTGAAGTGAAGGGCAGCGCTTGTGCCTCAGTGCAG GTGGCGCTCCACTACAACATCCCTACTCCTACCAAAAGCACAACGCTCAGTATCCAGGTGACTCCAGAGGTAGACTGCAACAGCAAGTCTTTGCGACCCAGAGTCACGCTGAAACTCCAGTGTCA ATATCATGGAAAGGAGCTGACCACCAATATGATTATAGTGGATTTGAAAATGCTCTCTGGGTTTTCcccagatccagactcattgggGAGG CTGAGGGGTTCAAGTCAAGTGGATCGGGTTGATACCAAAGATGACCATGTGTTAACGTACTTGACAGAG TTAACATCACTATTTCCTTTCACCATCACCCTGGACATCATACAGGAGCTCCCAGTACAGAATCTAAAGCCAGCGGTGGTCAAGATCTACGACTACTACCAGCCAA GTGACCATTCTGAGACAGAATATGTCTTCCCTTGCAAGTAG